From Polaribacter butkevichii, a single genomic window includes:
- a CDS encoding prephenate dehydrogenase encodes MKNIYMIGIGLIGGSFAIDIKKNNPDVVIHGISRKDETLNKALELNLIDKKATLDDIENADLVIVSIPVDATVKLLPTILDKISDDGLVIDAGSTKEEICKVVEHHPKRRNFLACHPIAGTENSGPTAAISGLYVGKTNIICEVEKTTFKLQEKALKLFMDIGMRIRYMDPVSHDKHIAYVSHLSHISSFMLGKTVINKAKNERDIFDMAGSGFASTVRLAKSSPAMWTPIFKQNKENVIETLEEYINNLQQFKELMQKDDFSEIFNEMENTNYIKQILNGIK; translated from the coding sequence ATGAAAAATATATACATGATTGGTATTGGTTTAATAGGCGGTAGTTTTGCTATCGATATTAAAAAAAACAATCCAGATGTTGTAATTCACGGAATTAGTAGAAAAGACGAAACCTTAAATAAGGCATTAGAATTAAACCTAATTGATAAGAAGGCAACTTTAGACGATATCGAAAATGCAGACTTGGTAATTGTGTCTATTCCGGTAGATGCTACCGTAAAATTATTGCCAACAATTTTAGATAAAATTTCTGATGATGGTTTGGTAATTGATGCTGGATCCACAAAAGAAGAAATTTGTAAGGTGGTTGAACATCATCCAAAAAGAAGAAATTTTTTAGCATGTCATCCTATTGCAGGAACAGAAAATTCTGGGCCAACAGCGGCTATATCCGGCTTATACGTTGGAAAAACGAACATTATCTGCGAAGTAGAAAAGACAACTTTTAAATTGCAAGAAAAAGCATTAAAGCTTTTTATGGACATTGGAATGCGTATTCGTTACATGGATCCGGTTTCTCATGACAAGCATATTGCGTATGTTTCGCACCTATCTCACATAAGTTCATTTATGTTAGGTAAAACAGTAATAAATAAAGCAAAAAATGAACGCGATATTTTCGATATGGCAGGTTCTGGTTTTGCATCCACAGTTCGTTTGGCAAAAAGTTCGCCGGCAATGTGGACACCAATTTTTAAACAAAATAAAGAAAACGTAATAGAAACGTTAGAAGAATACATCAACAATTTACAACAATTTAAAGAGTTGATGCAAAAAGATGATTTCTCTGAAATTTTTAACGAAATGGAGAACACAAATTATATAAAACAAATTTTAAACGGCATAAAATAA
- the rsgA gene encoding ribosome small subunit-dependent GTPase A: protein MTGIVYKSTGSWYQVKAENGEFYKCRIKGKFRIKDIKSTNPIAVGDKVVFDLEKKNDEETGVIKKILDRDNFIVRKSVNLSKQTHIIAANIDQVFLLITINNPPTFTTFIDRFLVATRAYRIDTILVFNKIDSYELEERAEILYLKDIYEAIGYRCVEVSSTQHKNVDTIKDMMIGKTSMFVGHSGVGKSTLVNAIEPSLNLKTKEISDQHNQGKHTTTFAEMFDLSFDARIIDTPGIKGFGVVDIDKYELGDYFPEFFALKEHCKFNNCIHTKEPQCAVKEALEEEKISWSRYKSYLQILSGDEDKEHFRTDVWNEEDNE, encoded by the coding sequence ATGACAGGAATCGTTTATAAATCTACCGGAAGTTGGTATCAAGTAAAAGCTGAAAACGGAGAATTTTACAAATGTAGAATTAAAGGAAAATTCAGAATTAAAGACATCAAAAGCACCAACCCAATTGCGGTTGGTGATAAAGTGGTGTTCGATTTAGAGAAAAAGAATGATGAAGAAACAGGCGTCATTAAAAAGATTTTAGATAGAGATAATTTTATTGTTCGTAAATCTGTAAACCTTTCTAAGCAAACACATATTATTGCAGCCAATATAGATCAAGTTTTTTTACTAATTACCATAAATAATCCACCCACTTTTACCACTTTTATAGATCGTTTTTTAGTTGCAACAAGAGCGTATAGAATAGATACTATATTGGTTTTTAATAAAATAGATTCTTACGAGTTAGAAGAACGTGCAGAGATTCTGTATTTAAAAGATATTTACGAAGCTATTGGATATAGATGCGTTGAGGTTTCCTCTACTCAGCATAAAAATGTAGATACTATTAAAGATATGATGATTGGTAAAACCTCTATGTTTGTTGGGCATTCTGGTGTTGGTAAATCTACTTTAGTAAACGCTATAGAGCCTTCTTTAAATTTAAAAACCAAAGAAATTTCAGATCAACACAACCAAGGAAAACATACTACTACCTTTGCAGAAATGTTCGATTTAAGTTTCGATGCAAGAATTATAGATACACCAGGTATTAAAGGTTTTGGAGTTGTAGATATTGATAAATACGAATTAGGTGATTATTTTCCTGAGTTTTTTGCCTTAAAAGAACATTGTAAATTCAATAACTGTATTCATACCAAAGAACCACAATGTGCTGTAAAAGAAGCCTTAGAAGAAGAAAAAATTTCTTGGTCTCGTTATAAAAGTTACCTTCAAATTTTAAGTGGAGATGAAGATAAAGAGCATTTTAGAACCGATGTTTGGAACGAAGAAGATAATGAATAA
- a CDS encoding tRNA threonylcarbamoyladenosine dehydratase, with product MSWLERTELLVQKEGLEKLKKANILVVGLGGVGSYAAEFIARAGVQKMTIVDGDVFDETNKNRQLTALDSTIGKSKARVLAARLIDINPEIELTVLEEFLSPERAFEIVTKEFDYVLDCIDSITPKVNLIVAARRKKVKIISSMGAGGKLDATKVKIKDIANTKNCTMARVLRKRLKERKVNKGVKAVYSEEMQISKSVKRTDGTHFKKSYYGTISYMPALFGLQAAAFVVNFIINRKK from the coding sequence ATGAGTTGGTTAGAACGTACTGAATTATTAGTGCAAAAAGAAGGGTTAGAAAAACTTAAAAAAGCCAATATTTTAGTAGTTGGTTTAGGGGGTGTGGGGTCTTATGCTGCAGAATTTATTGCAAGAGCAGGAGTACAAAAAATGACGATTGTAGATGGTGATGTTTTTGATGAAACCAATAAAAACCGTCAATTAACAGCTTTAGATTCTACCATCGGAAAATCGAAAGCAAGGGTTTTGGCAGCAAGGTTAATAGATATAAATCCAGAAATTGAGTTAACAGTTTTAGAAGAGTTTTTATCGCCAGAAAGAGCCTTTGAAATTGTAACAAAAGAGTTTGATTATGTTTTAGATTGCATTGATAGTATTACACCTAAAGTAAATTTGATTGTAGCGGCAAGAAGAAAAAAAGTAAAAATAATTTCTTCTATGGGAGCAGGTGGTAAATTAGATGCTACCAAAGTAAAAATAAAAGACATTGCTAATACTAAAAATTGTACAATGGCACGTGTGTTAAGAAAGCGATTAAAAGAACGTAAGGTAAATAAAGGTGTAAAAGCGGTGTATTCTGAAGAAATGCAAATTTCTAAAAGTGTAAAAAGAACCGACGGAACTCATTTTAAGAAATCGTATTATGGTACTATAAGCTATATGCCAGCACTTTTTGGTCTACAAGCAGCAGCTTTTGTAGTTAATTTTATCATAAATAGAAAAAAATAG
- a CDS encoding protein-disulfide reductase DsbD family protein → MKNIFIFLFLTFSLGIFSQIEDPVKWSTSVKKVSDTEFILISEATIEKGWHLYSQDVPDDGPIPTTFTYDVSKGGFSLDGNTIEEEGHTIDDPIFGMRIKFFENSAVFKQKIKTTSDASTINGVVEFMVCDDSKCLAPTEIDLVFNIPEKVNNTFGNQNEMLSPVKWKTSIEKISKNEYDLIINAELMEDWHLYSQYTEDGGALPIIITKADKNKGYQLVGKAIESATVKKFSEIFKVEETFFEKKGVLKQRIKLNKELSSVTLNLTGQVCKEACIQIDENFTFSLNGEKVNSVAKSKIDNAVTNSLLYGINTDDLKFSTIKCDSEVSSSSNQIQQGGKTLWSIFGLGFLGGLLALLTPCVFPMIPLTVSFFTKKNGQNKSGGVSKALLYGFFIFAVYIILSIPFHLLDSVNPDILNEISTNIWLNIIFFVIFVFFAFSFFGYYELTLPASWTNKTTQGESSGGIIGIFFMALTLAIVSFSCTGPILGSLLAGSLTADGGAWQLTAGMAGFGVSLGLPFALFAMFPNMMNALPKSGGWLNTTKVILGFLELALAFKFLSNADLVAHWNLLKIEPFLALWIVIFAGLALFLLGKLKFPHDSPIKKLSFPRIAGGVLVIAFVIYLASGFMVNKETKTYTPLTLLSGLAPPVGYSFLYPNDCPNNLDCFKDLKTGIEYAKKVNKPIILDFTGYACVNCRKMEEHVWPDAKIDNYLRNEYVLISLYVDDKKALPKEEQILVNRINGGTRRLDNYGHKWANFQTQFFKTNSQPYYVLLNSDGTKILNQAVGYTPDKEGYAQFLECGLEVFKTSNKE, encoded by the coding sequence ATGAAGAATATATTTATTTTTTTATTTCTAACATTTAGTTTAGGAATATTCTCTCAAATAGAAGATCCTGTAAAATGGTCTACGTCTGTAAAAAAAGTTTCTGATACAGAGTTTATTTTAATTTCAGAAGCTACTATAGAAAAGGGGTGGCATTTGTACTCACAAGATGTTCCGGATGATGGTCCAATACCAACAACATTTACCTATGATGTATCTAAAGGAGGTTTTTCTTTAGATGGAAATACAATAGAAGAAGAAGGGCATACAATAGACGATCCTATTTTTGGTATGAGGATTAAGTTCTTTGAAAATTCAGCTGTTTTTAAACAAAAAATTAAAACAACTTCTGATGCTAGTACAATTAACGGAGTTGTAGAATTTATGGTGTGTGATGATTCTAAATGTTTAGCACCAACAGAAATTGATTTAGTATTTAATATACCTGAAAAAGTAAATAATACGTTCGGTAATCAAAATGAGATGTTAAGTCCGGTTAAATGGAAAACATCTATAGAAAAAATTTCTAAAAATGAATACGACTTAATTATAAATGCCGAATTAATGGAAGATTGGCATTTGTATTCTCAATATACAGAAGACGGTGGTGCATTACCAATTATAATTACAAAAGCGGATAAAAATAAGGGGTATCAATTAGTAGGTAAAGCAATAGAAAGTGCTACTGTTAAAAAGTTTAGTGAAATTTTTAAAGTAGAAGAAACTTTTTTTGAGAAAAAAGGAGTTTTAAAACAAAGAATAAAATTAAATAAAGAATTGTCTTCGGTTACTTTAAATTTAACCGGACAAGTTTGTAAAGAAGCCTGCATACAAATTGATGAGAATTTTACGTTTTCTTTAAATGGGGAAAAAGTAAATTCGGTAGCTAAATCAAAAATAGATAATGCCGTTACAAATAGTCTTCTCTATGGTATTAATACAGACGATTTAAAGTTTTCAACCATAAAATGTGATAGTGAAGTAAGTAGTAGTTCAAACCAAATACAACAAGGAGGTAAAACTTTATGGAGTATTTTTGGACTCGGTTTTTTAGGTGGATTGTTAGCTTTATTAACGCCTTGTGTTTTTCCGATGATTCCTTTAACCGTTAGTTTTTTTACAAAGAAAAACGGACAAAATAAAAGCGGTGGCGTTTCTAAAGCATTGCTATACGGTTTCTTTATTTTTGCAGTTTACATTATTTTAAGCATTCCTTTTCATTTGTTAGATTCTGTAAATCCAGATATTTTAAATGAAATCTCTACCAACATCTGGTTAAACATTATTTTCTTTGTCATTTTTGTGTTTTTTGCTTTTTCTTTCTTCGGATATTATGAGTTAACACTTCCTGCAAGTTGGACAAATAAAACCACACAAGGAGAAAGTTCTGGTGGTATTATCGGAATCTTTTTTATGGCATTAACCTTAGCTATTGTTTCTTTTTCTTGTACAGGACCTATTTTAGGATCTTTATTAGCGGGTTCTTTAACTGCAGATGGTGGTGCATGGCAATTAACAGCAGGTATGGCAGGTTTTGGAGTTTCTTTAGGATTGCCTTTTGCTCTTTTTGCAATGTTTCCTAATATGATGAATGCCTTGCCAAAATCTGGCGGATGGTTAAATACAACCAAAGTAATTTTAGGATTTTTAGAGTTGGCTTTAGCTTTTAAATTTTTATCGAATGCAGATTTAGTAGCGCATTGGAATCTTTTAAAAATAGAACCTTTTTTAGCTCTGTGGATTGTAATTTTTGCAGGTTTGGCACTCTTTTTACTTGGGAAACTAAAGTTTCCACATGATTCTCCTATTAAAAAATTATCTTTTCCTAGAATTGCAGGAGGTGTTTTAGTGATAGCCTTTGTAATTTATTTAGCCTCTGGTTTTATGGTGAATAAAGAAACAAAAACCTATACACCTTTAACATTATTAAGTGGTTTGGCTCCGCCAGTGGGGTATAGTTTTTTATACCCAAATGATTGTCCTAATAATTTAGATTGTTTTAAAGATTTAAAAACAGGAATTGAATATGCTAAAAAAGTAAATAAACCAATTATTTTAGATTTTACAGGATATGCTTGTGTAAATTGTAGAAAAATGGAAGAGCATGTTTGGCCTGATGCGAAAATTGATAACTATTTAAGAAATGAGTATGTTTTAATATCACTTTATGTAGATGATAAAAAAGCATTGCCAAAAGAAGAGCAAATTTTAGTAAACCGTATTAACGGAGGAACTAGAAGGCTTGATAATTACGGTCATAAATGGGCTAACTTTCAAACGCAGTTTTTTAAAACAAATTCGCAACCTTATTATGTGTTATTAAATTCTGATGGAACAAAAATATTAAATCAAGCAGTTGGTTATACGCCAGATAAAGAGGGTTATGCACAGTTTTTAGAATGTGGATTAGAAGTTTTTAAAACGAGTAATAAAGAGTAA
- a CDS encoding prephenate dehydratase: MNKIIAIQGAEGSNHHKVARDFYGTSIDLKECMSFDVLVDSLLDNSADLGIMALENTIAGSIIPNYALIDQNNLHIIGEEYLNIHHHLMALKGQGIEGIKEVWSHPMALLQCKEFFKKHPHIKLVEDVDTAEVAKRISKENLIGIAAIAPKIAAEIFNLEVIEDKLQTIKDNSTRFVIVQTEEPAVNEAVNKASLKFQLSHKRGSLATILNVMSDCKLNLTKIQSLPVIETPWKYSFFVDVTFEAYKDYEKAQAIIEIMAEEFKILGTYKNGRK, encoded by the coding sequence ATGAATAAAATTATAGCCATACAGGGAGCCGAAGGCTCAAACCACCATAAAGTTGCACGCGATTTTTATGGAACATCAATAGACTTAAAAGAATGCATGTCTTTTGATGTCTTGGTAGATAGTTTGTTAGACAACTCTGCAGATTTGGGTATTATGGCTTTAGAGAACACTATTGCAGGTTCTATTATACCTAATTATGCTTTAATAGATCAAAATAATCTTCATATTATAGGAGAAGAATATTTAAATATTCATCACCATTTAATGGCTTTAAAAGGTCAGGGAATAGAAGGCATAAAAGAAGTTTGGTCGCATCCAATGGCATTGTTGCAATGTAAAGAGTTCTTTAAAAAACATCCGCATATTAAATTAGTAGAAGATGTAGATACGGCAGAAGTTGCCAAAAGAATATCTAAAGAAAACTTAATAGGTATTGCAGCAATTGCACCAAAAATTGCGGCAGAAATTTTTAATTTAGAAGTGATAGAAGATAAACTTCAAACCATTAAAGATAACTCTACTCGTTTTGTAATAGTACAAACAGAAGAGCCAGCAGTTAATGAAGCTGTTAATAAAGCATCCTTAAAATTTCAATTGAGTCATAAAAGAGGAAGTTTAGCCACAATCTTAAATGTAATGAGCGATTGCAAGCTAAACTTAACCAAAATACAATCTTTACCAGTTATAGAAACACCTTGGAAATATTCCTTTTTTGTAGATGTAACTTTTGAAGCATATAAAGATTACGAAAAAGCACAAGCTATTATAGAAATAATGGCAGAAGAGTTCAAGATTTTAGGAACTTATAAAAACGGTAGAAAATAA
- a CDS encoding TatD family hydrolase, translating to MLFLDVHTHKIYSNENVFSIVNTYPNSTSFSQPFSIGIHPWFINQETLKEELLFVEHQLQKDNCFAVGECGLDKLSKTDLDIQKDVFKKQVALSEKYQKPIIIHCVRAHQEIIAIKKEVNPKQVWILHGFHKSKQLAENCIKNGLMLSFGAAFIKNKKLQETFLALPLSSIVLETDDNEIDISEIYKKASEIKNISVENLQQKITQNFINLIPQAQRGFNDL from the coding sequence ATGCTTTTTTTAGATGTGCATACACATAAAATATATTCTAATGAGAATGTGTTTTCAATAGTAAATACATACCCAAATAGCACTAGTTTTTCCCAACCATTTTCAATCGGAATTCATCCTTGGTTTATAAACCAAGAAACTTTAAAAGAAGAACTTTTATTTGTAGAACATCAGCTGCAAAAAGATAACTGTTTTGCCGTTGGCGAATGTGGTTTAGACAAACTATCAAAAACTGATTTGGACATTCAAAAAGATGTCTTTAAAAAGCAGGTGGCTCTTTCAGAGAAATACCAAAAACCTATAATAATTCATTGTGTAAGAGCACATCAAGAAATTATAGCAATTAAAAAAGAGGTAAACCCCAAACAAGTTTGGATTTTACATGGTTTTCATAAAAGTAAACAATTGGCAGAAAACTGTATAAAAAACGGATTGATGCTTTCGTTTGGTGCAGCTTTTATCAAAAACAAAAAATTACAAGAAACTTTTTTAGCACTTCCGTTGTCATCAATAGTATTAGAAACAGATGATAATGAAATTGATATATCAGAAATTTATAAAAAAGCATCAGAAATAAAAAATATTTCGGTTGAAAATCTTCAACAAAAAATAACACAAAATTTCATCAATTTGATACCTCAAGCGCAGAGAGGTTTTAATGATTTATAG
- the dtd gene encoding D-aminoacyl-tRNA deacylase, translating to MRIVIQRVSEASVSIENHKVAEIQSGLLVLLGIVEDDDQEDINYLVRKTANLRIFNDENEVMNKSLIDIAGEVIVVSQFTLQAATKKGNRPSYIKAAKPDIAIPLYTNFVQTLEKEIGKKVQTGQFGADMQVALVNDGPVTIIIDSKNKE from the coding sequence ATGAGAATTGTAATTCAACGTGTATCTGAAGCAAGTGTAAGCATAGAGAACCATAAAGTTGCAGAAATACAAAGCGGACTTTTAGTTTTATTAGGTATTGTAGAAGATGATGATCAGGAAGACATTAATTACTTGGTAAGAAAAACAGCTAACCTACGCATCTTTAACGATGAAAATGAAGTAATGAATAAATCGCTTATAGACATTGCAGGAGAAGTAATTGTAGTAAGTCAGTTTACATTGCAAGCAGCTACCAAAAAAGGAAATAGACCAAGTTATATTAAAGCCGCAAAACCAGATATTGCCATACCATTGTATACCAATTTTGTACAAACTTTAGAAAAAGAAATTGGTAAAAAAGTACAAACCGGTCAGTTTGGTGCAGATATGCAAGTAGCTTTGGTTAATGATGGTCCCGTTACTATTATCATAGATTCTAAAAATAAAGAGTAA
- a CDS encoding aminotransferase class V-fold PLP-dependent enzyme — protein MISSKENIGKSDLDQYFNQFRENIVGIDQTFLSPYGEQQLIYTDWTASGRLYAPIEDKMLHQFGPFVANTHTETSTSGAAMTLAYHEARNIIKQHVNATKNDVLITTGTGMTGAVNKFQRILGLKVSENLKNYTEIPEDLKPIVFVSHMEHHSNQTSWLETIADVEVVPCNNEGLLCLKEFEKCFQKHQDRKIKIVSITSCSNVTGIETPYHEVAKLIHSYNGLCFVDFACCAPYVNINMHPEDEEEYLDAIFFSPHKFLGGPGSSGVLIFNKKLYKNTIPDNPGGGTVSYTNPWGQHDYFDDVETREDGGTPGFLQTIRIALSIQLKEKMGVANIKRREEEINEILFDTLESLPGVKILAPNHKERLSIFSFYFEKYHFNLVVKLLNDRFGIQTRGGCSCAGTYGHFLLNVDHETSNRIKDEILHGCNTQKPGWVRLSVHPTITTEELNFICASLKELSVNIKEWSKDYQYEAIKNDYSHKTVAPIEKELVKEWFQI, from the coding sequence ATGATATCATCAAAAGAAAATATAGGGAAGTCAGATTTAGATCAGTATTTTAATCAATTTAGAGAAAATATTGTAGGTATCGATCAGACGTTCCTTTCTCCTTATGGAGAGCAGCAGTTGATTTATACAGATTGGACAGCAAGTGGTAGACTCTATGCGCCAATTGAAGATAAAATGCTGCATCAATTTGGCCCTTTTGTTGCAAATACCCATACAGAAACATCTACCTCAGGAGCAGCCATGACTTTGGCGTATCATGAAGCTAGAAATATTATTAAGCAACATGTAAATGCAACAAAAAATGATGTTTTAATTACTACAGGTACGGGAATGACAGGTGCGGTTAATAAATTTCAACGTATTCTAGGATTAAAGGTTTCAGAAAATTTAAAGAATTATACAGAGATTCCAGAAGATTTAAAACCCATTGTTTTTGTTTCTCACATGGAGCATCATTCTAACCAGACTTCTTGGTTAGAAACCATTGCCGATGTTGAGGTTGTGCCTTGTAATAATGAAGGTTTGTTGTGTTTAAAAGAGTTTGAAAAGTGTTTTCAAAAACATCAAGATAGAAAAATAAAAATAGTTTCTATAACCTCTTGTTCTAATGTAACAGGTATAGAAACTCCTTATCACGAAGTTGCAAAACTGATACATAGTTATAACGGATTGTGTTTTGTAGATTTTGCGTGTTGTGCACCTTATGTTAATATTAATATGCATCCAGAAGATGAAGAAGAATATTTAGATGCCATATTTTTTTCTCCTCATAAATTTTTAGGTGGACCAGGAAGTTCTGGTGTGTTAATTTTTAATAAGAAATTATACAAAAATACCATTCCCGATAATCCAGGTGGCGGTACCGTAAGTTATACAAACCCTTGGGGGCAACATGATTATTTTGATGATGTAGAGACCAGAGAAGATGGCGGTACACCTGGTTTTTTACAAACCATTAGAATAGCACTTTCTATTCAGTTAAAAGAAAAAATGGGCGTTGCAAACATCAAAAGAAGAGAAGAAGAGATTAACGAAATTCTTTTTGATACTCTAGAAAGTCTACCTGGAGTTAAAATTCTAGCACCAAACCATAAAGAGCGATTGAGTATCTTTTCTTTCTATTTTGAAAAATATCATTTTAATTTAGTTGTAAAGCTTTTAAATGACAGATTCGGAATTCAAACAAGAGGAGGTTGCTCTTGCGCAGGAACCTATGGACATTTTTTATTAAATGTAGATCATGAAACTTCTAATAGAATTAAAGATGAAATTTTACACGGCTGCAATACTCAAAAACCAGGTTGGGTACGTTTGTCTGTACACCCAACAATTACTACTGAAGAATTAAATTTTATCTGTGCTTCTTTAAAAGAGCTTTCAGTAAATATTAAAGAATGGTCTAAAGACTATCAATATGAAGCCATTAAAAACGATTATAGCCATAAAACGGTTGCTCCAATAGAGAAAGAATTGGTAAAAGAGTGGTTTCAGATTTAG
- a CDS encoding bifunctional 3-deoxy-7-phosphoheptulonate synthase/chorismate mutase type II yields the protein MENTKELRTWLDDMKLNHPLVIAGPCSAETEEQVLKIAHELKDSDVSYFRAGIWKPRTRPGMFEGVGEIGLRWLKKVKEETGMKTCTEVANAAHVKLAIENDVDLLWIGARSTVSPFIMQEIADALAGTDKIVLVKNPVNPDLALWLGGIERLYTAGIKNLGAIHRGFSTYEKSKYRNTPEWQLAIEFQNKFPDLPLINDPSHITGKRDMIFDVCQTALDLNFDGLMIETHFDPENAWSDAAQQVTPDALKQIMQDLKVKKETETAVSYREPLENLRAQINVVDDQLIDLLGKRMQVADKIGQLKKDQNVAVLQSRRWNEILGNMVIEGSSKGLSEEFVLKMFKAIHQESINHQEKIINA from the coding sequence ATGGAGAATACAAAAGAATTAAGAACATGGTTGGACGATATGAAATTAAATCATCCACTAGTAATAGCAGGGCCTTGTAGTGCAGAAACCGAAGAACAGGTTTTAAAAATTGCACACGAACTAAAAGATTCTGATGTAAGCTATTTTAGAGCTGGAATATGGAAACCAAGAACAAGACCAGGAATGTTTGAAGGTGTTGGAGAAATTGGTTTAAGATGGTTAAAGAAAGTAAAAGAAGAAACAGGTATGAAAACCTGTACAGAAGTAGCAAACGCTGCACACGTTAAATTAGCAATTGAAAACGATGTTGATTTATTATGGATTGGTGCACGTTCTACAGTATCACCTTTTATTATGCAAGAAATTGCAGACGCATTAGCAGGTACAGATAAAATTGTATTAGTAAAAAATCCAGTAAATCCAGATTTAGCTTTATGGTTAGGTGGTATCGAAAGATTATATACTGCAGGTATTAAAAATCTTGGAGCAATTCACAGAGGATTTTCAACATACGAAAAATCAAAATATAGAAACACACCAGAATGGCAATTAGCTATTGAGTTTCAAAATAAATTTCCAGATTTACCTTTAATCAACGATCCTTCTCACATTACAGGTAAGAGAGACATGATTTTTGATGTTTGTCAAACAGCCTTAGATTTAAACTTCGATGGTTTAATGATAGAAACTCATTTCGATCCAGAAAATGCTTGGTCAGATGCTGCACAACAAGTAACGCCAGATGCTTTAAAGCAAATAATGCAAGACTTAAAAGTTAAAAAGGAAACTGAAACTGCAGTTAGTTACAGAGAGCCTTTAGAAAACTTAAGAGCTCAAATTAATGTAGTAGACGATCAGTTAATCGATTTATTAGGTAAAAGAATGCAAGTTGCAGACAAAATAGGTCAATTAAAGAAAGATCAAAACGTAGCTGTTTTACAATCACGTCGTTGGAACGAGATTTTAGGAAACATGGTTATAGAAGGTAGTAGTAAAGGTCTAAGTGAAGAATTTGTTTTAAAAATGTTTAAAGCAATTCACCAAGAATCTATCAATCATCAAGAAAAAATTATCAACGCATAA
- a CDS encoding pyridoxal phosphate-dependent aminotransferase, whose amino-acid sequence MIKPAKRLDTVQEYYFSKKLREVRGLAAAGKPIINMGIGSPDLQPPTTVLEAIQGSLGDASAHKYQSYQGLPELRNAIAAFYKNKFSVESNPENEVLPLMGSKEGIMHISMAFLNEGDKVLIPNPGYPTYTSVTKLVGAEPLFYNLSDATNWQPNFEELEAQDLTDVKIMWVNYPHMPTGTNATLETFKKLIAFGKKHHILIINDNPYSFILNDNPISILQVEGAKDIALELNSLSKTFNMAGWRVGMVIGKESYINEILKVKSNMDSGMFYGIQKGAIEALQLSDDWFLAQNKIYQERRNLIWQLADKLDAVYNKNSTGLFVWAKIPAGKKSEEVTDSVLYDYDIFITPGTIFGSQGEGYIRFSLCVTTDIIKEAISRL is encoded by the coding sequence ATGATTAAACCAGCCAAAAGATTAGATACAGTTCAAGAATACTATTTCTCTAAAAAATTAAGAGAAGTAAGGGGTTTAGCAGCAGCAGGAAAACCAATTATCAATATGGGAATTGGGTCTCCAGATTTGCAACCACCAACTACGGTTTTAGAAGCAATTCAGGGTAGTTTAGGAGATGCCAGTGCGCATAAATATCAATCTTATCAAGGATTGCCAGAATTAAGAAATGCTATTGCTGCTTTTTACAAAAACAAGTTTTCTGTAGAGTCAAATCCAGAAAATGAAGTATTGCCTTTAATGGGAAGTAAAGAAGGGATTATGCATATATCTATGGCTTTTTTAAACGAAGGCGATAAAGTATTAATTCCGAATCCTGGGTATCCAACCTATACTTCTGTAACGAAGTTGGTGGGCGCAGAACCACTTTTTTATAATTTAAGTGATGCAACTAATTGGCAACCAAATTTTGAAGAATTAGAAGCACAAGATTTAACAGATGTAAAAATTATGTGGGTAAATTATCCGCACATGCCAACAGGTACAAACGCAACTTTAGAAACATTTAAAAAGTTGATTGCTTTTGGGAAAAAGCATCATATTTTAATTATTAATGACAATCCGTATAGTTTTATTTTAAACGATAATCCTATTAGTATTTTACAAGTAGAAGGTGCAAAAGACATTGCTTTAGAACTAAATTCTTTAAGTAAGACTTTTAATATGGCAGGTTGGAGAGTTGGAATGGTTATCGGAAAAGAATCTTACATCAACGAGATCTTAAAAGTAAAATCTAATATGGATTCTGGTATGTTTTACGGAATTCAAAAAGGAGCCATAGAAGCATTACAATTATCAGACGATTGGTTTTTAGCACAAAATAAAATATACCAAGAACGTAGAAACTTAATTTGGCAATTGGCTGACAAATTAGATGCTGTTTATAATAAAAACTCCACAGGATTGTTTGTTTGGGCAAAAATACCAGCAGGTAAAAAATCTGAAGAAGTAACAGATTCAGTTTTATACGATTATGATATTTTTATTACACCAGGAACCATTTTTGGTTCTCAAGGAGAAGGATACATTCGTTTTTCATTATGTGTAACAACAGATATTATTAAAGAAGCAATTTCAAGGCTATAA